CGGCGGGAACTCGAGACGACCCTTGCGAAGCTCGACTCGCTCAGCCCGCTCGGTGTCCTCGCCCGGGGGTACGCCGTGTGCTGGAACGACGATCGGACGGCCATCGTACGCCGCGCGGCGGAGGTCGCGGTCGGCGACCCGGTGCGCATCACGCTGCACGAGGGCGCATTGCGCTGCAAGGTCACCTCCCGGGAATAGCAAGGGCGAAGGAGCGCGAGACGAATGGACGACCCGAACATCAAGGACTTCGAATCCGCGCTCGACGAGCTCGAGACCATCGTCAAGACGCTCGAGGAAGGCCAGCTTCCGTTGGAGCAGTCGCTCGAGCGCTTCGAGCGAGGGATAGCGTTGTCGCGCTTCTGCCACACGCGCCTCGACGACGCCGAGCGGCGCATCGAGTTGCTCACGGAACAGGGAGAGACCCGCCCCGCGCCGGTGTCAATCGTGGGTGCTCCCATTGCCGACCACGGCGCGGGAGAACCTGGCGCGGACGGTGGGCCGAGCGACGATGACGTCCCCTTCTGACGCAGCGGCGCAACGCGCGAAGTTCGACGAATACGCCCGCGAGCGGCGCGCGGAGGTCGACGCAGCCCTCGAGCGCCTGCTCCCGACCCCCCCGGCCTGCCCCCCGCTCATCGCCGACGCGATGCGCTACACGGTGTTCGCGGGCGGCAAGCGCCTGCGGCCGCTGCTGACGCTGGCCGCCGCCGACAGCGTGGCGCGAGACGGACCCTGGGAGGATGGAGAGGCTCTACCGGCCGCCTGCGCGGTCGAGCTGATCCACGCCTACTCGCTCGTGCACGACGATCTGCCGGCAATGGACAACGACACGCTGCGCCGCGGAAAGCCGACCGCGCACGTCGTTTACGGGGAAGGCATCGCGATTCTGGCCGGCGACGCGCTGCTGACCGAAGCGTTCCGGGTGCTGGCCCGCGGCTCCGCGTCCGAGACGGCCGACCGCCGCGGCCGCCGGCTGCGCACGCTGGAACGCATCGCGGCCGCTGCCGGCGCCGAGGGAATGGTGGGCGGACAGGTGATCGATCTCGCGGCGACGGGGGCGACGGGCGCTTTCGACGAGGCGCGGATACGGGCGATGCACGGGCGCAAGACCGGCGCGCTCATCCGCGCGGCGGCCGTCGCCGGGGCGATCATGGGGGGCTCCTCCCATGCGACCGCCGACGCCGTCGACCGCTACGCGGCGCATCTTGGCCTGGCATTCCAGATCGTGGATGACATCCTCGACGTCGAAGGCGCACAGGAACAGATCGGCAAGACGGCCGGGAAAGACGCGGAGGCCGGCAAGCCGACCTACCCGGCGCTGTTCGGAGTGAACGAGTCCCGGCGCCTCGCAGCCCGCTCGATCGCCGATGCGAAGGCGGAGCTGGGGGCCGCCGGTATCGGGGGACGCCTGTTCGAGATCGCCGACTGGGTGCTCGGACGCACCCGGTGAGCACCCGCGGAGAGCCCGATGGCGGATCGGAACCGGCTGGACGCCCTCCTGGTGGCGCGCGGCCTCGCCGCGACGCGCGCGCGGGCGCGCGCCCTCGTTCTGGCCGGACGGGTCCGCGTGGACGACGTCCTGCAGACCAAGGCGGGGACCGCCGTCGCTCTCGACGCGCGGATTGCGCTGACCGTCCCGGACCATCCCTACGTCGGCCGAGGCGGCGTCAAGCTGGCCCGTGCGCTCGACCGGTTCGGCATCGAGGTGCGGGGACGGACGGCCCTGGACATCGGCGCATCGACCGGCGGCTTCACCGACGCCATGCTGCGGCGCGGCGCCAAACGGGTCGTGGCCCTCGACGTCGGGCGGGGCCAGCTCGACTGGAGGCTCAGGGCGGATCCGCGCGTCGTGCCGCTCGAAGGGATCAACGCCCGCCGTCTGACGCGGGAAACGCTGCCCGGCGGACTGCCGCCGGTAGACTTCGTGACCATCGACGTCTCGTTCATCTCTCTGCGGCTCGTCCTGCCTGTCGTGCCCGCTCTCGTTGCCGACGACGGCGACGTGGTGGCGCTGGTCAAACCGCAGTTCGAAGCCGCGCGGGGCGAGGTGGGCAAGGGCGGCATCGTGCGTGATCGCGCCGTCCGCCGCCGCGTCATCGGGCAGGTGGTCGCGGCAGCCGATGCGGTAGGATTGGCGTGCGTGTCCGCGACGCCGGCGCCCCGGCGCGAGGTCACCGGCAACCGCGAGTACTTCGTCCACCTGCGCCGCCGCGAGACACCGTCACCCTGATGGCGCACCCGCCCACCGGCCGCCGCGGATCCGGCACCACGGTCGGCATCGTGGCGCGGCCACACGCCCCCAATGCGACCGCCGCCGCGCGGGGCGCCACGGCCTGGCTTCTGGGCCGCGGCACGCCGGTGGTGATCGAAAGCGAGACCGCGCGCAGCGCCGGCCTGACCGGTCACCCGACCACGTCGCGGGCGGAGTTGCCGGAAGCCGCGGACGTGCTGCTCGTGCTCGGCGGCGACGGGACCCTGCTGAGCGTCGCCCACCCGGTTGCCAGCCTTGCCCCGCACACGCTGATCCTGGCCGTCAACTGCGGCAGTCTCGGTTTCCTCACCGAGATCACCCGCCCCG
Above is a window of Acidobacteriota bacterium DNA encoding:
- a CDS encoding exodeoxyribonuclease VII small subunit; its protein translation is MDDPNIKDFESALDELETIVKTLEEGQLPLEQSLERFERGIALSRFCHTRLDDAERRIELLTEQGETRPAPVSIVGAPIADHGAGEPGADGGPSDDDVPF
- a CDS encoding polyprenyl synthetase family protein — encoded protein: MTSPSDAAAQRAKFDEYARERRAEVDAALERLLPTPPACPPLIADAMRYTVFAGGKRLRPLLTLAAADSVARDGPWEDGEALPAACAVELIHAYSLVHDDLPAMDNDTLRRGKPTAHVVYGEGIAILAGDALLTEAFRVLARGSASETADRRGRRLRTLERIAAAAGAEGMVGGQVIDLAATGATGAFDEARIRAMHGRKTGALIRAAAVAGAIMGGSSHATADAVDRYAAHLGLAFQIVDDILDVEGAQEQIGKTAGKDAEAGKPTYPALFGVNESRRLAARSIADAKAELGAAGIGGRLFEIADWVLGRTR
- a CDS encoding TlyA family RNA methyltransferase, which codes for MADRNRLDALLVARGLAATRARARALVLAGRVRVDDVLQTKAGTAVALDARIALTVPDHPYVGRGGVKLARALDRFGIEVRGRTALDIGASTGGFTDAMLRRGAKRVVALDVGRGQLDWRLRADPRVVPLEGINARRLTRETLPGGLPPVDFVTIDVSFISLRLVLPVVPALVADDGDVVALVKPQFEAARGEVGKGGIVRDRAVRRRVIGQVVAAADAVGLACVSATPAPRREVTGNREYFVHLRRRETPSP